The sequence below is a genomic window from Thermus filiformis.
GGGGTCATCATGGACGTGACCACCCCCGAGCAGGCGGCCATCGCCGAGGAGGCGGGGGCGGTGGCGGTGATGGCCCTGGAGCGGGTCCCCGCCGACATCCGCGCCCAGGGGGGCGTGGCCCGCATGTCCGACCCCAAGATCATCAAGGAGATCATGGCCGCCGTTTCCATCCCCGTCATGGCCAAGGTGCGGATCGGCCACTTCGTGGAGGCCATGATCCTCGAGGCCCTCGGGGTGGACTTCATTGACGAGTCCGAGGTCCTCACCCCGGCGGACGAGGAGCACCACATTGACAAGTGGAAGTTCAAGGTGCCCTTCGTGAACGGGGCCCGGGACCTGGGGGAGGCCCTGCGCCGCATCGCCGAGGGGGCGGCCATGATCCGCACCAAAGGGGAGGCGGGCACGGGGAACGTGGTGGAGGCGGTGCGCCACGCCCGCACCATGTGGAAGCAGATCCGCTACGTCCAGTCCCTCCGGGAGGACGAGCTGATGGCCTACGCCAAGGAGATCGGGGCCCCCTTTGAGCTCGTCCAGTGGGTCCACGAGCACGGCCGGCTTCCCGTGGTGAACTTCGCCGCCGGGGGCATCGCCACCCCGGCGGACGCCGCCCTCATGATGCACCTGGGCATGGACGGGGTCTTCGTGGGCAGCGGCATCTTCAAGTCCGGCGATCCCAGGAAGCGGGCCCGGGCCATCGTGCGGGCGGTGACCCATTACAACGACCCCGAGGTCCTGGCCGAGGTCTCTGAGGACCTGGGCGAGCCCATGGTGGGCATCAACCTGGACCAGCTGAGGGAAGAGGAGCGGCTTGCCAAGCGTGGCTGGTAAGGCGGTCTGCGGGGTTTACGAGATCCACCCCGAGCGGGTGGAAAAGGCCCGCCTTGCCCTTCCCGAAGAGGGGGTGCTGAAGGAGGCCGCCCGCCTCCTTAAGGCCCTTTCCGATCCCACCCGCATGCGCCTCCTCCTCGCCCTGAAGGCGGCGGGGGAGCTTTGCGTCTGCGACCTGGCCCTCTTGGCGGGGGTTTCCGTCTCGGCGGTGAGCCACCAGCTGCGGCTTTTGCGCGAGGCCCGGCTGGTGGACTTCCGCCGGGAGGGGAAGCAGGTCTACTACCGCCTCCTGGACGCCCACGTGGCCGCGCTCCTGGAGGAGGCCCTGGCCCACGCGGAAGAAAACACTTGAGCAAATGATCAAGCGATGCTACCCTGGGGGTATGGAGACCCCCAGGGTGCGCGTCTACCAGGTGGAGGGGATGGACTGCGCCGACTGCGCCCGAAAGGTGGAAGGGGCGCTGGAGGAGCTTCCCGGCGTGGCCGGGGCGGAGGTGCACTTTCCGAGCGGAAAGCTTTTCCTCTACCTCACGTCTTCGGAGGCGGAGGGCCGGGCCAAGGAGCGGGTGGAAGCCCTGGGCTACCGCCTGCGCTCGGGAGCGGGGGAGGGGCTTCCCGGCCCCTGGCCCTGGGCCTTGGCCTCGGGGGGCTTGGGGCTTTTGGCCTTCCTTTTGGGTTTTCTCGAGCCCGCCCTCGCCCCCTGGGGCTACCGCCTGAGCGTCCTGGTGGGGCTTTCCCCCCTGGTTCGGAAGGCC
It includes:
- the pdxS gene encoding pyridoxal 5'-phosphate synthase lyase subunit PdxS, whose protein sequence is MEKGTLKVKTGFAEMFKGGVIMDVTTPEQAAIAEEAGAVAVMALERVPADIRAQGGVARMSDPKIIKEIMAAVSIPVMAKVRIGHFVEAMILEALGVDFIDESEVLTPADEEHHIDKWKFKVPFVNGARDLGEALRRIAEGAAMIRTKGEAGTGNVVEAVRHARTMWKQIRYVQSLREDELMAYAKEIGAPFELVQWVHEHGRLPVVNFAAGGIATPADAALMMHLGMDGVFVGSGIFKSGDPRKRARAIVRAVTHYNDPEVLAEVSEDLGEPMVGINLDQLREEERLAKRGW
- a CDS encoding ArsR/SmtB family transcription factor — protein: MPSVAGKAVCGVYEIHPERVEKARLALPEEGVLKEAARLLKALSDPTRMRLLLALKAAGELCVCDLALLAGVSVSAVSHQLRLLREARLVDFRREGKQVYYRLLDAHVAALLEEALAHAEENT